DNA from Arthrobacter sp. StoSoilB19:
TATAGTTTCATTCTGTGAAACGCAATGACGCGCAGTGAAAAGGAAATCCATGACAACGGAGTCAGTCACGACGAAACCCGGAAGTCCCGTACGGGTGGCCCGCAGCGTGCTGGTAGGAATCGGTGCGTTCGCCGCCGTCGGCGTCTATGTCCTGGCCAGCTCGATCGGCCTGGGACTCTGGACCTCCCTGGGCCCGGGCCCGGGCCTGTTCCCCTTCGCCATGGGCGCAGTCCTCGCCGCCATGGCCGTCCTCTGGCTGTTCCAGGAACTCCGCAACCCCAGCGAAACCGCAGCCGGCGTTGACCGGGGCCTGGTGATCGCCGTCGTTGCCAGCCTGGTAATCCTTGCGGCCGTCATGGACCTGCTTGGCTTCCAGCTGAGCATGTTCCTGTTCCTGCTGTACCACCTGAAACTTCGCGGGCGCAGGACCTGGAAGTCCTCGCTGATCATCGCGGTGGCCGGAAGCTTCGGAGCGTTCTATGCCTTCAACTACGGCCTGAACGTCGCGCTGCCGGTGTCCGCCCTTCCCTTCCTTAACGCGATCGGACTCTAGACGTGGATACCCTCAACGAACTGGTCAACGGCTTCGCGGCCGCCATGACCTGGCAGAACCTGCTGTTCGCCTTCCTCGGCTGCCTCCTGGGCACCATCATCGGCGTGCTGCCCGGCATCGGGCCCGTGGCAGGCGTCGCCCTGCTGATCCCGCTCACGCTGAACATGGACGCCACCGGGGCGATCATCATGCTGTGTGCCATCTTCTACGGCACCGCCTACGGGGGAACCATCACCAGCGTGCTGCTCAACACCCCCGGCGAAGCAGCATCAGCCATCACCACCATCGACGGCTACGCCATGACCAAGATGGGCAAGGCCGGCGCCGCGCTGACCATCGCCGCCGTCGGATCCTTCGTTGGCGGAACCATCGCCACCCTCGGCCTGGTGGCGGCAGCCAAGCCGCTGGGAGAACTGGGCCTGCTGGTCGGGCCGCCGGAATTCTTCGCCCTGATGGTGGTGGGCATCTCGCTCCTGGTGGCCCTGGCCGGGAAATCCATGGTCAAGGCCGTCATCTCCGGCGCCCTGGGCCTGCTGATCTCCATGGTGGGCATCGACCCCGTGGCCGGTGCTCCACGCTTCACCTTCGGCATGGACCGGCTCCTGGACGGCGTCAGCTTCGTGGCCGTCATCGTCGGAGTCTTCGGCCTCTCGGAACTCCTGTCCTACCGCAAGGGCGACCAGCCCGCGGCGGTGCACGCCCCCAACCTGCGCTCGCTGCTGCCCACCGCCACGGAGTGGCGGCGCAGCGCCCCGGCGATGGCCCGCGGCACCGGCATCGGCTTCGGCCTGGGGCTCATCCCCGGCATGACCGGGTCGGTGTCCTCGCTGCTGTCCTACGGGGCGGAAAAGAAGTTCTCCCGGCACCGCCACGAACTGGGCAGGGGTGCCATCGAAGGCGTGGCCGGACCCGAAACGGCCAACAATGCCCACGCCAACGCGGCCCTGATTCCGCTGTTCACGCTCGGCATCCCGGCCTCGCCCACCATCGCCGTGCTGATGGGCGCCTTCCTGCAGCAGGGCCTCACACCGGGACCCACCCTCTTCACCGAGAACTCCGAGATCGCCTGGGCCATCATCGCCAGCCTCTTCATCGGCAACCTGATCCTGCTCCTGCTCAACGTCCCGCTCGTGGGGCTCTGGACCTCCATCCTCCGTGTCCCGTCAACAATCCTGACGGCCCTGATCCTGCTCTTCATGGTCATCGGCGCCTACACCATCAACTTCAGCGTCTTCGATGTCTTCGTGATGATCGGCTTCGGGCTCCTGGGCCTCGCCCTCCGCCACCTGGACATCCCGCTGGCGCCCATGGTGCTGACCCTGGTCCTTGGTCCCCTGATGGAGCGGTCCCTCCGTGAGTCGCTGGAGATCTCCCAGGGCGACTTCGGCATCTTCACCAGCCGTCCCATTTCCGCGGTCCTGATCGGCATCGGCCTGCTGATTGTCATCAGCCCGCTGCTCAAGCTCCGCAAGCCCAAGGCTCTTACCGAAGACCCCGAAACCTAAACCCCACCCGCACACCTGAACCCGCACACCTGAACCCGCACCCCTTCAAAGGAGAAGACCTATGAAAACCCGCCTCCGCCTCACCGCCGCCCTTGCCGCGGCCTCCCTGATCGGCCTCACCGGCTGCGGCGCCAATGCCGGCGCCACCAACAACAATGCCGCCAGCGACTTCCCGAAAAAGGGCAAGTCCATCGACCTCGTGGTCGCGTTCGGTTCCGGCGGTGCCGTGGACACAGCCGCGCGGCTCATCCAGCCCGTTCTCGAGAAGGAACTCGGAACCAACGTCGAGGTCATCAACAAGCCCGGCGCCGGCGGCCAGATCGGCTACACCCAGCTCACCAGCGCCAAGCCGGACGGCTACACCATCGGCGCCACCGGCTCGCCGTCCGTGGTCGTCTCGCCCCTGGACCCGTCCCGCGGCGCCAAGTACACCCGGGACAGCTTCCAGCCCCTGGGCCGCCAGGTCATCGATCCCACGGTCATCGCCGTCCAGCCGGACAGCCCGTACCAGACGCTGAAGGACCTCCTGGAAGCGGTCAAGGCCAAGCCCAAGTCCATGACCGCCAGCACCACCGGGCTTCAGACCGGCGAGCACTTTGCCCTGGCCCAGATCCAGCAGGCCACGGGTTCCGAGTTCGCCCCGGTCCACTTCTCCGAAGGCGCGTCGCAGGCAACCACCGCGTTCCTCGGAAAGCACGTGGACGTGCTGGTGGCGAACGTCAGCGACGTGAACGACCTCACCAAGCAGGGCAAAGCGCGGGTGCTGGGCGTCATGTCCGCGGAACGCGCACCCTCCCTGCCGGAGATCCCCACCTTCAAGGAATCCGGCTATGACCTGACGGCGGGAACCGCCCGCGGCTACTCCGCCCCGGCCGGCCTGCCCGCTGATGTGGCCAAGAAGCTCGAGGCCGCCATCCAGAAGGCCATCGAGGACCCCACCGTGGTGCAGAAGATGAAGGACCTGGGCCTGCAGACCAGCTACCTCAACGGCGCCGACTACAAGACGTTCTGGGCCGGCCAGGAAGAGGACTTCAAGGAAGTCCTCCCGCTGGTCCAGAAAAAAGACTGACCCCCACTGCCCGGAACGGAAAGACCCATCATGACAACTCCTGCCATTGACGCCATCGGCGCTGATTTCGCACGTCCCAGCAGCGACATCGTGGAAAGGCTCGGCAAGCTTCCCGCGGCCAATATCGGCGACGCCATGGACCGGCTTGGGGTGGCGGACTCCGCCATCCAGGCGGTCTGGCCGGGCGCAAAGCTCGCCGGCCCGGCGTTTACGGTGTGGACCCGCCCCGGAGACAACAAGGGCATCCACGCCGCCCTGCAGCTGGCCCGTCCCGGAGACGTCATTGTGGTGGCAGGGGGCGGCGATGAATCCCGCGCCCTGCTGGGCGAACTGATCGGGGAGCGCGCCATCAACCTTGGTGTCGCGGGATTCGCGCTGGACGGAGCAGCCCGCGACGCCGGGGCGCTGGCAGAGATTGGCATGCCCGTCTTTGCGAGGGCTACTTCGCCGGCGGGCCCCTACAAGGACGGTCCCTTCCGGCTGGGAACCGCCCTCGCGTTCGGCGGCGTCCCCGTCCTGCCCGGCGACGTCATCGTCGGCGACTCGGACGGCGTGGTGGTCATCCCCCGGGAACAGGCTGCCGCCGTCGCCGATGCCGCCGAAGCGGTCTTCGCGGACGAAACCAGCCGCCGCCAGGCCATCGTCGCCGCCCGCAACTGAACCTTCACCAAAGCCAAGAAAGAACAGAGCAAACCATGACAGCGTGCACCGTCATCGGCCTCGGCGAAGCCGGAGCCACCTACGCCGCGGCCCTGACCGCCGCCGGCCACACGGTTACCGGCTTCGATCCGGTGGCCCCCAGTACGCCGCAGGGAGTAACCCGGGCAGCAACAGCCGCCGAAGCATGCACCGGTGCAGACATCGTCCTGGTGATGACCGGCGCTGCCGCGGCCCGCAGCGTGGCACAGGAGTGCCTTCCGGTCCTTGCCAGCGGCAGCGTCTACGCCGACTTCACGTCGTCCTCACCGGCTACCATGCAGGAACTGGGGCAGCTTCCCGGCAAGGCCGCCTTTGCCGATGTCGCCATCCTGGGACCGGTCGCGGCGTTGGGCGAGAAGACACCCCTGATGGTGAGTGGCCCCGGCGCCCAGGCCGTGGCCGACCTGCTGCGGCCGCTGGGAGTTGATGTTGAAATCACCGACGGCGGCCCGGGGGCGGCGATGGCGCACAAACTGCTGCGCAGCGTCCTGATGAAGGGCCTGGCATCTGTGGTGGTGGAAGCTGTGACGGCCGGCCGGGCGGCCGGCCTCGAGGAGTGGATCCGCGCCCAGATCGCCGGTCAGCTGGCCGGCGACGGGCAGGCCGTGATCGACCGGTTCCTGACGGGCACCGCCAAGCACGCCGTGCGCCGCTCCAAGGAGATGCAGGACACCGCAAGCTACCTCTCGGACCTGGGTGTCCCCGCCGAGATGACCAACGCCTCCGCCGCCGCGCTGGCCCGTATGGCGCAGACCTCGGAGCCGGCCTTGCGCTGACCGCGCAGTCAGGCACAATCAGGAACGGGTAATACACGTGACCACAACAACCGGCATCTTGCCGTCAGGAGCAGCATCATGATCGGCATTTGGGCACTCGGCGCCTACCTTGCCGTCATCCTGCTCTGGACCACGGCCTTCAAGCGGAGCGTGGGCGAAGCCATGATCCTTGGCTTCCTGGCCGTCCTTCCCTTCACCGGTGCCGCAGCAGCGGCAATCGGCTGGGACGCCCTGTACTCTGCCATCACCGACGAGATCGTGTACGCCACCATGGCGTTCGTCTTCATGGGCTACCTGCTGGACAAGGCCGGCGTGCTGGACCGGCTGATCGACCTGCTGAACTCCCTGATCGGCGGGGTCAAGGGCGGGCCGGCCTGGGTCTCCACGGTGGCCTCCGCAGGCCTCGGCGGCGTGGTCCACAACCAGGCGGCCATCGCCGCCACGGTGGGCTCGGTGACCATTCCCTGGATGGAGAAGTCCAGGCTGGACAAACCGTCAGCAGCCACGCTGGTGGCGGGGAACGCCGGCATGGGCATCACATTCCCGTTCAGCGCCTCGATGTTCGTCCTGGTCGGTTCCGCCACCGTGGGACCGCTGCTGGACATCAACGCACTGGTCCTGCCCCTGCTGTTCGGCGGACTGTGGTGCTTCCTGCACCGGCTGGTGGTCACTTGGCTGCTGGTCCGCAAGAGCGGGATGACCCCGCTGGACGCCGCGCACCGCCTGTCCGTCCGCTCGGCGTTCGGCCGCGGCTGGGCCACCCTGCTGCTGTTCGTCGTGGTGGCCGTCCCGCTGGTCATCACCACCGGCGCCATCGCCAAGAGCCTGTCGGAGTGGACGGGCGGGGACGTTACCAAGTCGGTCAGCGTCATCGTCTGGATCCCGGTGGTCCTCATCATCACCGGTCTCCTGCTGGGCAGGAAAACGCTGCCCCGCGACGGGCGCGGCTGGTGGGCGCTGCTCCGGGAATCCGCTCCGCGGTTTGGAATCGTGGGCGTCACCGTGGTGTTCGCCTTCGCCGGCGCCAACGCCCTGGCTGCCACCGGCCTGCCCAAGCAGATGACCTCGCTCCTGAACGGGATGAACCTGCCGCTGTGGCTGCTGGCCATCCTGATCGGCCTGATCGTCATCGCGGTGGCGGCCCCGCTGTCCGCCACCGCCACCATGGCCGCCGTGGGGACGGTGGGAGTGGCAACCCTGGTGGCCGCCGGGGTTCCGGCCACCACCGCGGCCGTGGCCGTGCTGGTGTTCTCGTCCTGCGAAGCGGCGGTCCCGCCCGGCGGCGCCCCGCTGTACGTGGCCTGCGGCATCGCT
Protein-coding regions in this window:
- a CDS encoding tripartite tricarboxylate transporter TctB family protein; translation: MTTESVTTKPGSPVRVARSVLVGIGAFAAVGVYVLASSIGLGLWTSLGPGPGLFPFAMGAVLAAMAVLWLFQELRNPSETAAGVDRGLVIAVVASLVILAAVMDLLGFQLSMFLFLLYHLKLRGRRTWKSSLIIAVAGSFGAFYAFNYGLNVALPVSALPFLNAIGL
- a CDS encoding tripartite tricarboxylate transporter permease → MDTLNELVNGFAAAMTWQNLLFAFLGCLLGTIIGVLPGIGPVAGVALLIPLTLNMDATGAIIMLCAIFYGTAYGGTITSVLLNTPGEAASAITTIDGYAMTKMGKAGAALTIAAVGSFVGGTIATLGLVAAAKPLGELGLLVGPPEFFALMVVGISLLVALAGKSMVKAVISGALGLLISMVGIDPVAGAPRFTFGMDRLLDGVSFVAVIVGVFGLSELLSYRKGDQPAAVHAPNLRSLLPTATEWRRSAPAMARGTGIGFGLGLIPGMTGSVSSLLSYGAEKKFSRHRHELGRGAIEGVAGPETANNAHANAALIPLFTLGIPASPTIAVLMGAFLQQGLTPGPTLFTENSEIAWAIIASLFIGNLILLLLNVPLVGLWTSILRVPSTILTALILLFMVIGAYTINFSVFDVFVMIGFGLLGLALRHLDIPLAPMVLTLVLGPLMERSLRESLEISQGDFGIFTSRPISAVLIGIGLLIVISPLLKLRKPKALTEDPET
- a CDS encoding tripartite tricarboxylate transporter substrate binding protein, producing the protein MKTRLRLTAALAAASLIGLTGCGANAGATNNNAASDFPKKGKSIDLVVAFGSGGAVDTAARLIQPVLEKELGTNVEVINKPGAGGQIGYTQLTSAKPDGYTIGATGSPSVVVSPLDPSRGAKYTRDSFQPLGRQVIDPTVIAVQPDSPYQTLKDLLEAVKAKPKSMTASTTGLQTGEHFALAQIQQATGSEFAPVHFSEGASQATTAFLGKHVDVLVANVSDVNDLTKQGKARVLGVMSAERAPSLPEIPTFKESGYDLTAGTARGYSAPAGLPADVAKKLEAAIQKAIEDPTVVQKMKDLGLQTSYLNGADYKTFWAGQEEDFKEVLPLVQKKD
- a CDS encoding methyltransferase, producing MTTPAIDAIGADFARPSSDIVERLGKLPAANIGDAMDRLGVADSAIQAVWPGAKLAGPAFTVWTRPGDNKGIHAALQLARPGDVIVVAGGGDESRALLGELIGERAINLGVAGFALDGAARDAGALAEIGMPVFARATSPAGPYKDGPFRLGTALAFGGVPVLPGDVIVGDSDGVVVIPREQAAAVADAAEAVFADETSRRQAIVAARN
- a CDS encoding NAD(P)-dependent oxidoreductase, producing MTACTVIGLGEAGATYAAALTAAGHTVTGFDPVAPSTPQGVTRAATAAEACTGADIVLVMTGAAAARSVAQECLPVLASGSVYADFTSSSPATMQELGQLPGKAAFADVAILGPVAALGEKTPLMVSGPGAQAVADLLRPLGVDVEITDGGPGAAMAHKLLRSVLMKGLASVVVEAVTAGRAAGLEEWIRAQIAGQLAGDGQAVIDRFLTGTAKHAVRRSKEMQDTASYLSDLGVPAEMTNASAAALARMAQTSEPALR
- a CDS encoding TRAP transporter large permease subunit, translated to MIGIWALGAYLAVILLWTTAFKRSVGEAMILGFLAVLPFTGAAAAAIGWDALYSAITDEIVYATMAFVFMGYLLDKAGVLDRLIDLLNSLIGGVKGGPAWVSTVASAGLGGVVHNQAAIAATVGSVTIPWMEKSRLDKPSAATLVAGNAGMGITFPFSASMFVLVGSATVGPLLDINALVLPLLFGGLWCFLHRLVVTWLLVRKSGMTPLDAAHRLSVRSAFGRGWATLLLFVVVAVPLVITTGAIAKSLSEWTGGDVTKSVSVIVWIPVVLIITGLLLGRKTLPRDGRGWWALLRESAPRFGIVGVTVVFAFAGANALAATGLPKQMTSLLNGMNLPLWLLAILIGLIVIAVAAPLSATATMAAVGTVGVATLVAAGVPATTAAVAVLVFSSCEAAVPPGGAPLYVACGIADVDPLKTFARLLTHYALPLLGIGVLIILGILPI